From a region of the Calditrichota bacterium genome:
- a CDS encoding nuclear transport factor 2 family protein, which translates to MRMSRVEAAARLALEFGEAFNRHDLEGIAQLLDEDCVLETTGPAPEGNTLRGKGAVLAFWERFFRQMQDVRLEVEEVYGLGTRSLLRWRRHWTDAAGRTFRLRGVDIFKVVDGRICEQISYVKG; encoded by the coding sequence ATGCGCATGTCACGCGTGGAAGCAGCCGCACGGCTCGCCCTCGAGTTCGGTGAGGCATTCAACCGCCATGACCTCGAGGGAATCGCACAGCTCCTGGACGAAGACTGCGTCCTGGAAACCACCGGCCCGGCACCCGAGGGAAACACTTTGCGGGGAAAAGGCGCGGTTCTTGCCTTCTGGGAACGTTTCTTTCGGCAAATGCAAGACGTCCGACTGGAAGTGGAGGAAGTCTACGGCCTCGGCACTCGCTCCCTGCTCCGTTGGCGAAGACACTGGACCGACGCAGCGGGGAGGACTTTTCGGCTCCGCGGCGTGGACATCTTCAAAGTCGTGGATGGCCGCATCTGTGAGCAGATTTCGTATGTGAAAGGGTGA